One window of the Natronomonas marina genome contains the following:
- a CDS encoding plastocyanin/azurin family copper-binding protein, producing the protein MERRRYLQLVAAAGGAVSIAGCTDDGGNGGGEPTDTATDTDEGMDTATDTDEGMDTATATETETPTETAEQTETPTETAEQTATPPSDPDQRVAVGANGLNFEPAGFEISVGDTVLWEWVGSGHNIAVESKPDGADWSGKAEEFSYGEGTVHAHTFEVAGEYDYVCEPHQSNGMTGSFTVSE; encoded by the coding sequence ATGGAACGTCGACGATACCTCCAGTTGGTCGCGGCCGCCGGCGGTGCCGTCTCGATTGCAGGTTGTACGGACGACGGCGGCAACGGCGGCGGAGAGCCGACGGACACGGCGACGGATACCGACGAGGGGATGGACACGGCGACGGATACCGACGAGGGGATGGACACGGCGACGGCCACCGAGACGGAGACGCCGACCGAGACGGCCGAGCAGACGGAGACGCCGACCGAGACGGCCGAGCAGACGGCGACGCCGCCGTCCGACCCCGACCAGCGGGTCGCCGTCGGGGCCAACGGCCTCAACTTCGAGCCCGCGGGCTTCGAGATATCCGTCGGCGACACGGTGTTGTGGGAGTGGGTGGGTTCGGGACACAACATCGCCGTCGAGAGCAAGCCCGACGGCGCCGACTGGTCCGGCAAGGCCGAGGAGTTCAGCTACGGCGAGGGCACCGTCCACGCCCACACCTTCGAGGTCGCCGGCGAGTACGACTACGTCTGTGAGCCGCACCAGAGCAACGGCATGACGGGAAGCTTCACGGTCAGCGAGTGA
- a CDS encoding PRC-barrel domain-containing protein, whose amino-acid sequence MPEILAENLSDKEVMGSDGASLGTLYNITMDLKTGTLRDLVVDPANATVEPDFPRDDHGNYLIPVSRVQAVKDTVVVDR is encoded by the coding sequence ATGCCCGAGATACTCGCGGAGAACCTCTCCGACAAGGAGGTCATGGGTTCGGACGGTGCCAGCCTCGGAACGCTGTACAACATCACGATGGACCTGAAGACGGGGACGTTGCGGGACCTGGTGGTCGACCCTGCCAACGCCACCGTCGAACCCGACTTCCCGCGCGACGACCACGGCAACTACCTCATCCCCGTCAGCCGCGTGCAGGCGGTGAAGGACACCGTCGTCGTCGACCGCTGA
- a CDS encoding NOB1 family endonuclease, which translates to MQVLDSSAFIHDHTTEESIATIPLVREELEDEAGYRFDALEGSGMRIHIPEPETVERVERAARETGDAETLSRTDVRLLAASFELDATLVTDDYAMQNVAEKLDVAVDVIAQEGIDERRDWQFQCQGCGRTFDEHRDRCSICGSDLERKRP; encoded by the coding sequence ATGCAGGTTCTCGATTCGTCGGCGTTCATTCACGATCACACCACCGAGGAGTCCATCGCTACCATCCCGCTGGTGCGCGAGGAACTCGAAGACGAGGCCGGCTACCGCTTCGACGCGCTGGAGGGGTCGGGAATGCGCATCCACATCCCCGAACCCGAGACCGTCGAACGCGTCGAGCGGGCCGCCCGCGAGACGGGCGACGCCGAGACCCTCTCGCGGACCGACGTCCGTCTGCTGGCCGCGTCGTTCGAACTCGACGCGACGCTCGTCACCGACGACTACGCGATGCAGAACGTCGCCGAGAAGCTCGACGTCGCCGTCGACGTCATCGCACAGGAGGGCATCGACGAGCGGCGCGACTGGCAGTTCCAGTGTCAGGGCTGCGGCCGGACCTTCGACGAGCACCGCGACCGCTGTAGCATCTGCGGCAGCGACCTCGAACGGAAGCGCCCCTAG
- a CDS encoding CopG family transcriptional regulator produces the protein MRRYTLVCDDDTARRVEGLAAEYDLTEQEVLEQLVGVGLEELD, from the coding sequence ATGCGTCGCTACACGCTCGTCTGTGACGACGACACGGCGCGGCGTGTCGAGGGGCTCGCCGCGGAGTACGACCTCACCGAACAGGAGGTCCTCGAACAACTGGTCGGGGTCGGGCTCGAGGAACTCGACTAG
- a CDS encoding CPBP family intramembrane glutamic endopeptidase, whose protein sequence is MSVSAERDPVSTVVAAAGVGLAGFLAGLVFVTFAVSLVGALVPLAEGSPERATVLMLAQYSGILAVAAFYLDASDRSLSYLRVGRPTARDLAWIVAGVLALFGTLAAATFVAEQLGLSVTDHSVSQSAADNPAMLLPLIPLSILITGPVEELLYRGVVQTRLKEAFSTAPAVGIAAVVFAAVHVPAYSLGGGSVESLATTLVVLFVLGGLLGALYEHTGNLLVPAVAHGVYNAVTFAVNYLELTGGL, encoded by the coding sequence ATGAGCGTCTCCGCCGAGCGCGATCCCGTCTCGACCGTCGTCGCCGCCGCGGGCGTCGGCCTCGCTGGCTTCCTCGCCGGCCTCGTCTTCGTCACCTTCGCCGTGTCGCTGGTCGGTGCCCTCGTTCCGCTGGCTGAGGGGTCGCCCGAGCGGGCCACCGTGTTGATGCTCGCACAGTACAGCGGCATCCTCGCGGTCGCGGCCTTCTACCTGGACGCCTCCGACCGGTCGCTGTCGTACCTCCGCGTCGGGCGGCCGACCGCCCGCGACCTCGCCTGGATCGTCGCCGGCGTCCTCGCGCTGTTCGGGACGCTGGCGGCGGCGACCTTCGTCGCCGAACAGCTCGGCCTCTCCGTGACCGATCACTCCGTCTCCCAGTCGGCCGCGGACAACCCGGCGATGCTGTTGCCGCTGATACCGCTTTCCATCCTCATCACCGGACCCGTCGAGGAACTGCTCTACCGGGGCGTCGTCCAGACCCGGCTCAAGGAGGCGTTCAGCACCGCCCCCGCGGTCGGCATCGCCGCCGTCGTCTTCGCCGCCGTCCACGTCCCCGCCTACAGCCTCGGCGGCGGCTCCGTCGAGTCGCTGGCGACGACGCTGGTCGTCCTGTTCGTCCTCGGCGGCCTGCTGGGGGCGCTCTACGAGCACACCGGCAACCTCCTGGTACCCGCCGTCGCCCACGGCGTGTACAACGCCGTCACGTTCGCCGTCAACTATCTTGAGTTGACCGGCGGGCTGTAG
- a CDS encoding glucose-6-phosphate isomerase: MNVDIGNALAVEASPGVAADSLERLDERVARAHERVADGIEDREFGYASLALPADTDAGEIRAAVEGFDPEAVLTVGIGGSALGAETITAALGLEGHHTLDNVDPAETTRLLEELPLEETLVNVVSRSGTTAETLSNFLVVRAAMAEAGVDWTERTVVTTGESGPLAELAATEDLPTCSVPAGVPGRFSALSAVGLVPAAALGGDIEGVLAGGAEGRAALAPSLFDCPAYAYGAVAYALECRGATTNAVVPYAEALEPFAEWFAQLWAESLGKDGLGQTPARALGATDQHSQLQLYRAGRKDKLVTLLRPRERVDRPIPETDVEALSYLGGSTLGELLDAEFEATEASLAAAGVPNVRIEFDRLDAASVGRLLYDMEAACVLCGELLEVSTFTQPAVEWGKRAARGLLGGGEFEESEAVAEKTTLDIE; encoded by the coding sequence ATGAACGTCGACATCGGCAACGCTCTGGCGGTCGAGGCCTCGCCGGGGGTCGCAGCGGACTCCCTGGAACGACTCGACGAGCGGGTCGCCCGTGCCCACGAGCGGGTCGCGGACGGCATCGAGGACCGGGAGTTCGGCTACGCCAGCCTCGCGCTGCCGGCCGACACCGACGCCGGGGAAATCCGGGCGGCCGTCGAGGGGTTCGACCCCGAGGCGGTCCTGACGGTCGGCATCGGCGGGTCCGCGCTGGGCGCCGAGACGATCACGGCCGCGCTGGGTCTCGAGGGGCACCACACCCTGGACAACGTCGACCCCGCCGAGACGACCCGCCTGCTGGAGGAACTGCCGCTCGAGGAGACGCTCGTCAACGTCGTCTCTCGGTCGGGGACGACCGCCGAGACGCTGTCGAACTTTCTGGTCGTCCGGGCGGCGATGGCGGAGGCGGGCGTCGACTGGACCGAGCGGACCGTCGTCACGACGGGCGAGTCGGGCCCGCTGGCGGAACTGGCGGCGACGGAGGACCTGCCGACCTGTTCGGTCCCGGCGGGGGTCCCGGGCCGGTTCTCGGCGCTGTCGGCCGTCGGACTCGTTCCGGCGGCGGCGCTGGGCGGCGACATCGAGGGCGTCCTCGCCGGTGGCGCCGAGGGGCGGGCGGCGCTGGCCCCGTCGCTGTTCGACTGTCCGGCCTACGCCTACGGCGCGGTCGCCTACGCCCTGGAGTGTCGCGGCGCGACGACGAACGCCGTGGTGCCGTACGCGGAGGCGCTGGAGCCGTTCGCGGAGTGGTTCGCACAGCTGTGGGCCGAGAGCCTCGGCAAGGACGGCCTCGGGCAGACGCCCGCCCGCGCGCTGGGCGCGACCGACCAGCACTCCCAGCTGCAGCTGTACCGCGCCGGCCGGAAGGACAAGCTGGTCACGCTGTTGCGGCCCCGAGAGCGGGTCGACCGTCCCATCCCGGAGACGGACGTCGAGGCCCTGTCGTACCTCGGCGGGTCGACGCTCGGCGAACTGCTGGACGCGGAGTTCGAGGCGACGGAGGCGTCGCTGGCGGCCGCGGGCGTCCCGAACGTCCGCATCGAGTTCGACCGCCTGGACGCGGCGAGCGTCGGCCGCCTGCTGTACGACATGGAGGCCGCCTGCGTGCTGTGCGGGGAACTGCTGGAGGTGTCGACGTTCACCCAGCCGGCCGTCGAGTGGGGAAAGCGGGCTGCGAGGGGCCTGCTCGGTGGCGGCGAGTTCGAGGAGAGCGAGGCGGTCGCCGAGAAGACGACGCTGGACATCGAGTAG
- a CDS encoding type II toxin-antitoxin system RelE family toxin, translating to MTDDWDWELRASAEDTFEGLDDHQQDRLVSKLDEIVDDEWRTPDEYLEPLTGSPYSKLRIGSFRLACSARQDEQLLRVYSIEHRSGAYTADDD from the coding sequence ATGACTGACGACTGGGACTGGGAGCTCCGGGCGTCCGCCGAGGACACGTTCGAAGGGCTGGACGACCACCAGCAAGACCGCCTCGTCTCGAAATTGGACGAGATTGTCGACGACGAGTGGCGGACGCCCGACGAGTATCTGGAACCGCTCACCGGGTCGCCGTATTCGAAACTCAGAATCGGATCGTTTCGGTTGGCATGTTCGGCCCGCCAGGATGAGCAGCTACTCCGCGTCTACAGCATCGAACACCGGTCAGGCGCATACACCGCGGACGACGATTGA
- a CDS encoding ribbon-helix-helix domain-containing protein: protein MSDADTNDTPDPDKTNINIRITESFLEDIDTTWEQEGFNSRSEFIRYVLRDAVKHPAFTRATWKEIASEEHKLRTGEGEGVSSEEVKAQLEQDD from the coding sequence ATGTCGGACGCAGATACAAATGATACACCGGATCCGGACAAGACGAATATCAACATCCGGATCACCGAGTCGTTTCTGGAGGACATCGACACGACGTGGGAGCAAGAGGGGTTCAACTCCCGAAGCGAGTTCATCCGGTACGTGCTCCGGGACGCGGTGAAACACCCCGCGTTCACGCGGGCGACCTGGAAGGAGATCGCTTCCGAGGAACACAAACTGCGGACCGGGGAGGGCGAGGGCGTCAGCAGCGAGGAGGTGAAGGCCCAGTTGGAGCAGGATGACTGA
- a CDS encoding DoxX family protein, whose amino-acid sequence MSTKNTLNGTNVFESTLGGLTVRGKAHGLSAWFVLALRLVIGFAFLYSGAEKVLNGFAAGGYLTNVAAANGNPLEAMFAWMAASPWFVEFVNVAVPYGEVAIGLGLMAGLLTRLAAFFGALMMLLFYFGNWDMAHGFINSDFMYMLVFLSVAAFGAGRILGLDAYVEGYEIGGQPLLERYPRLGYLLG is encoded by the coding sequence ATGTCCACCAAGAACACACTGAACGGCACGAACGTTTTCGAAAGCACGCTGGGCGGGCTGACCGTCCGGGGGAAGGCACACGGTCTCAGCGCCTGGTTCGTCCTGGCGCTCCGGCTCGTCATCGGCTTCGCGTTCCTCTACTCGGGCGCGGAGAAGGTGCTGAACGGCTTCGCCGCGGGCGGCTACCTGACGAACGTCGCGGCGGCCAACGGCAACCCGCTGGAAGCGATGTTCGCCTGGATGGCCGCGTCCCCGTGGTTCGTCGAGTTCGTGAACGTCGCAGTCCCGTACGGCGAGGTCGCCATCGGTCTCGGTCTCATGGCCGGGCTTTTGACCCGGCTGGCGGCGTTCTTCGGGGCGCTCATGATGCTGTTGTTCTACTTCGGCAACTGGGACATGGCTCACGGGTTCATCAACAGCGACTTCATGTACATGCTCGTGTTCCTCTCGGTCGCCGCCTTCGGCGCCGGCCGCATCCTAGGACTCGACGCCTACGTCGAGGGCTACGAGATCGGCGGCCAGCCGCTGTTGGAGCGGTACCCCCGGCTCGGCTACCTGCTGGGCTGA